A genomic stretch from Aedes albopictus strain Foshan chromosome 2, AalbF5, whole genome shotgun sequence includes:
- the LOC134287590 gene encoding rho GTPase-activating protein gacZ-like: MLTTRKPGPPVPPRPSAAAVANALARHRENSPSPVGVHTLKPPHPGRTVVYKSPGFDQPKKPQQISTNGNFVANGDSKNCSDYSPQKTEVYLSDSNGLYVPRPILPVENGVNHRNNNTNSNLVNGKLMYTSTCSIIEVNSSSSASTSASSSPMSTLQKPESIGRNECNHRNFAVEEDSITSQKQLKNSYNHQHLDTFDDASDIRRNSPDVIVINSTSSEHDSGTEQNSIDTNSIASSNSLERENNMKNLGNRQAHMTEIIIGLSPDELCSTTTVVTNGTSTIIEARNDTLLTNPSSPDPIKHVIRTSSIRLPYRPEPEGGEHISPTNDRNASTKLINPPSIDPKTIDTKLSEKKVAFHELLISELTAMRQQHSGLLEEGGVNAGAASRRQRCPPETRSSADVSPSGTSSRPAAASRIRTADWIEVGDNGKEVVLSSCQISLEDSGMEDEEKLDDASSGVGDSWDSVKDAEER, encoded by the coding sequence ATGTTGACGACAAGAAAACCGGGGCCGCCAGTCCCTCCCAGACCTAGCGCTGCAGCCGTGGCCAATGCACTGGCTAGACACCGTGAGAACTCTCCCAGCCCAGTTGGAGTTCACACGCTGAAGCCACCACATCCAGGACGTACTGTGGTTTACAAATCGCCGGGATTCGATCAACCCAAGAAACCGCAACAGATCAGCACTAACGGAAATTTCGTCGCAAACGGAGACTCCAAGAACTGCTCGGACTATTCACCTCAGAAGACCGAGGTCTACCTTAGCGATTCTAACGGACTCTACGTACCGCGTCCCATTCTACCGGTTGAGAATGGCGTTAATCACCGCAATAATAACACCAATTCCAACCTAGTAAACGGCAAACTAATGTACACATCAACGTGTAGTATAATTGAAGTAAATTCTTCCTCGTCAGCCTCGACTTCGGCATCGTCTTCGCCAATGTCAACACTTCAAAAGCCAGAATCCATCGGTCGTAATGAGTGCAATCATCGTAATTTTGCCGTTGAAGAGGACTCCATTACGAGCCAAAAACAGCTGAAAAATTCCTACAACCATCAGCATCTGGACACATTTGATGATGCCTCGGACATTAGGCGTAATTCGCCCGATGTGATTGTGATCAACTCAACGTCCTCGGAACATGACAGTGGCACCGAGCAAAATTCGATCGATACCAATAGCATTGCCAGCAGCAATTCGCTTGAACGAGAGAATAATATGAAAAACCTTGGAAATCGACAAGCTCACATGACCGAGATTATCATCGGATTAAGCCCGGATGAGCTCTGTTCCACCACGACCGTTGTAACCAACGGAACATCTACGATCATCGAAGCTCGGAACGATACTCTCCTTACCAATCCGTCCTCGCCGGACCCCATCAAACATGTGATAAGAACATCGTCCATTCGACTCCCGTACCGCCCGGAGCCCGAGGGTGGCGAGCATATCTCACCCACAAACGATCGCAACGCATCTACCAAATTGATCAATCCCCCGTCGATCGACCCGAAAACGATCGACACCAAGCTGAGCGAGAAGAAAGTGGCCTTTCATGAGTTGCTCATTTCCGAGCTGACGGCAATGAGGCAGCAGCACTCTGGCTTGCTGGAGGAAGGTGGCGTTAATGCCGGAGCTGCCTCCAGGCGACAGCGATGCCCCCCAGAGACGCGCTCTTCGGCGGATGTTTCGCCGAGTGGAACCAGCAGCCGGCCGGCAGCGGCTAGCAGGATCCGTACGGCCGATTGGATAGAGGTGGGCGATAACGGCAAAGAGGTTGTGCTTTCCAGCTGCCAGATCAGCTTGGAGGATTCCGGCATGGAGGACGAGGAGAAGCTGGACGATGCCTCGTCCGGTGTGGGGGATTCCTGGGATAGCGTCAAGGATGCCGAAGAACGGTAA